The following proteins come from a genomic window of Brevibacillus antibioticus:
- a CDS encoding LytR/AlgR family response regulator transcription factor → MLLKTIIIDDEPAICSELEYLLKKYIDIQVDAIYTNPLEALPHMINSEPDLLMLDIQMPGMNGLEFAKTLNQMSNPPLIVFSTAYHEHALEAFSTLAVGYLTKPIMEAKLDEVIQKVRTLRKRSAVNERTATIPLMEEHVCIRKSNKIIPIPVGQIYFAFVREKDLYVATKEGIDKCDLSLNELEEILNRSRSFFRSHRNYILNVKHIKEIIPWFNNTYLIKMNDDSQTDIPVSRGRMKAFRGLMNL, encoded by the coding sequence ATGCTCCTGAAAACGATCATCATCGATGACGAGCCAGCCATTTGTTCCGAATTGGAATATTTGCTGAAAAAGTATATTGATATCCAGGTGGACGCAATCTATACCAATCCACTGGAAGCATTGCCTCATATGATCAATTCCGAGCCTGATTTGCTTATGCTCGATATTCAGATGCCCGGGATGAATGGGCTTGAATTTGCCAAAACACTGAATCAGATGTCCAATCCCCCATTGATCGTTTTTTCCACTGCCTATCATGAACACGCTCTGGAGGCTTTTTCCACGCTGGCTGTGGGCTATTTGACCAAACCGATCATGGAAGCGAAATTGGACGAGGTGATCCAAAAAGTGAGGACACTGAGGAAGCGGTCGGCCGTGAATGAACGCACCGCTACAATTCCTCTGATGGAAGAGCATGTCTGCATCCGGAAGAGCAATAAGATCATCCCGATCCCTGTAGGGCAGATTTACTTTGCGTTTGTGCGGGAGAAAGATTTATATGTGGCGACAAAGGAAGGTATCGACAAGTGTGACTTGTCCTTAAATGAGCTGGAGGAGATTTTGAATCGGTCTCGTTCTTTCTTTAGAAGTCATCGGAATTATATTTTGAATGTGAAGCATATTAAAGAGATTATTCCTTGGTTTAATAATACGTATTTGATTAAGATGAATGATGACAGTCAGACGGATATTCCTGTTAGTAGGGGGAGGATGAAAGCGTTTCGGGGGTTGATGAATTTGTGA
- a CDS encoding Wadjet anti-phage system protein JetA family protein, with product MTLFDQIPQRLFSVLASPGKIVFSETLFIIYRLFRRIRFIPREVVVQEIIDYLSKNLSVDELVTDLGEDVHGDDRLTAQALLRRLREDEWIDFETLPDYQEYITLRPYAEQILEVLESIRLKERTQYAGYIYSTHAALNAEDSYEQGLIALNEAYNRTSKLMRGLTSLLHNIRHYTEKLISTRTTKEILEGHFDSYKEEILDQEYHQLRTSDHVSKYRPQILETIERWANDTSWINDITTDLSLSQEVSKEEAFDFVMERLEFIRSSYFEMDTLLNDIDRRNAQYAKASLERVRYRLNSSEDAVSKLKSTLNSISEKIVAGELNATIEDSIFQTNFKLYPVQTLETSSIYKPREYRKLHESAEIFNDEPNIEDLENAQKRAQQRFSKMMTYKKVEAWIANNMGDINEARASNLRITTTDDLVHLVHLAAWGKSKYLGVIVDYIDEDFITPTGEFMFKNISIKRR from the coding sequence ATGACGTTATTTGACCAAATCCCGCAGCGTTTATTTTCTGTATTAGCTTCCCCTGGTAAAATTGTCTTCTCCGAAACACTATTCATTATTTATCGACTCTTTCGTCGCATTCGCTTTATCCCTCGAGAAGTTGTTGTACAAGAAATTATAGACTACTTATCCAAAAACTTATCTGTTGATGAATTAGTCACTGACTTAGGAGAGGATGTTCATGGGGATGATAGGCTGACCGCTCAAGCTCTATTGAGAAGATTGCGGGAAGATGAGTGGATAGATTTTGAAACTCTCCCCGATTATCAAGAGTATATTACTCTTCGTCCATATGCGGAGCAAATACTTGAGGTACTAGAAAGTATTCGCTTAAAAGAGCGAACGCAATATGCGGGATATATCTACAGCACACATGCCGCTTTGAATGCAGAAGACTCCTATGAGCAAGGGTTAATAGCTTTAAATGAGGCTTATAATCGTACGAGTAAGCTTATGCGAGGGCTTACTTCGCTTCTTCATAATATTCGGCATTACACAGAAAAGCTAATTAGCACTAGAACAACTAAGGAAATATTAGAAGGACATTTCGATTCCTATAAAGAGGAAATTCTTGACCAAGAATACCATCAATTGCGTACCTCTGATCATGTATCTAAGTATCGTCCACAAATACTTGAAACAATTGAAAGATGGGCTAATGACACATCATGGATTAATGATATCACGACAGATTTATCCTTATCACAAGAAGTATCGAAAGAAGAAGCATTTGATTTTGTTATGGAACGATTGGAGTTTATTCGTAGCAGTTACTTCGAGATGGACACTCTTTTAAACGATATTGATCGTCGAAATGCTCAATATGCAAAAGCGTCGTTAGAAAGAGTAAGGTACAGATTGAATAGTAGCGAAGACGCTGTCAGCAAACTAAAATCAACTTTAAATTCAATTTCAGAAAAGATAGTTGCTGGCGAATTAAACGCTACAATTGAAGATTCAATTTTCCAAACTAACTTTAAACTTTACCCTGTGCAAACACTTGAAACCTCTTCGATTTACAAACCCAGAGAATATAGGAAGCTGCATGAATCGGCTGAAATATTCAATGACGAACCCAATATAGAAGATTTAGAAAACGCACAAAAACGAGCCCAACAACGATTTTCAAAAATGATGACCTATAAAAAGGTTGAAGCTTGGATTGCCAACAATATGGGGGATATCAATGAAGCGAGAGCCTCTAATTTACGGATCACTACAACAGATGACTTAGTTCACTTAGTTCATTTGGCTGCATGGGGAAAAAGTAAATATCTAGGCGTTATCGTAGATTATATTGACGAAGATTTTATTACCCCTACTGGTGAATTTATGTTTAAGAATATCAGTATAAAGAGGCGGTGA
- a CDS encoding DUF4194 domain-containing protein has translation MNWPEKYNDLNNKERDEFRRVVNRLIGDTFLVRNDENRHDFWFVEKHSLLIEEYLTFMGWNLLINKAEGVVQAINREGWTKLNLSMWDSILLLLLRLMYEEKQKQINIGEIIGYVHEFQSYCLSFRLTKNGVLPKKYLTDAFRIFKRFSLVKVLDSDVTDQNCRFIIFPSIKYAVAMDSIETLYSSINAYPNERENELETTESN, from the coding sequence TTGAATTGGCCAGAAAAATATAATGATTTAAACAATAAAGAACGTGATGAGTTTCGACGAGTTGTTAATCGTCTGATTGGAGATACCTTTCTAGTTAGAAATGATGAAAATAGACACGACTTCTGGTTCGTTGAGAAACATAGTCTACTAATTGAAGAATATCTGACCTTCATGGGCTGGAATCTTTTGATAAATAAAGCAGAAGGTGTCGTTCAAGCAATAAATCGTGAGGGCTGGACAAAACTAAACTTATCCATGTGGGATAGCATACTGTTGTTACTGTTGAGATTAATGTACGAGGAAAAGCAAAAACAAATAAATATAGGTGAGATAATTGGTTACGTGCATGAATTTCAATCTTATTGCCTGTCTTTTCGACTTACCAAAAATGGTGTGCTTCCTAAAAAATATTTAACAGATGCATTTCGTATCTTCAAACGATTTTCACTTGTCAAAGTCCTTGATTCAGATGTTACTGATCAAAACTGTCGATTTATTATATTTCCATCAATAAAATACGCTGTCGCAATGGATTCCATTGAAACACTCTATTCAAGTATTAATGCTTATCCTAATGAAAGGGAGAATGAACTTGAAACTACTGAAAGCAATTAA